A single genomic interval of Vicia villosa cultivar HV-30 ecotype Madison, WI unplaced genomic scaffold, Vvil1.0 ctg.000010F_1_1, whole genome shotgun sequence harbors:
- the LOC131621625 gene encoding uncharacterized protein LOC131621625: MSQDHRQLTLDIVSHCIRDLVNTDPSIKVKLIISHITGKCGYNISYRKVWIAKVKAIESLYGNWETSYNDLPQWLLVMKTYLPRMIINLETLPAFSNEGSQLGDKMIFHRLFWAFQPCIHGFAYCKPIVQVNGTWLYGRYRGTLLMVVAQDGNGNIFPIAFAIVEGETKDAWSFFLRNLRNHVTPQSNLCLISDRHPSIKSTYDDPANGWQNPPSSHVYCIRHIAQNFMRAIRDKELRKKLVNMGYALTESTYNYYRTEIRQTNRDVLEWIENIPREKWARAFDRGQRWGHMTTNLAEVMNSVLKATRNLPITSLVSATYFQMGALFGQRGHEWTKRLTSGQTFTDKCIKGMTEEVNKASSHNVYQFDQERFYFMVAERINRNDGRPTGTYGVDLRKRTCDCGKFQAFHLPCSHVIAACFQDSTCF, from the exons ATGTCCCAAGACCATAGACAACTTACATTAGATATTGTCTCTCACTGCATCAGGGATCTGGTTAACACCGACCCATCAATAAAGGTAAAACTCATAATCTCTCATATTACAGGAAAGTGTGGTTATAATATATCGTACAGGAAAGTGTGGATTGCAAAGGTAAAGGCCATAGAATCCCTATATGGAAACTGGGAGACATCTTACAATGACCTTCCACAATGGTTATTGGTAATGAAAACATATCTGCCTAGAATGATAATAAACTTGGAAACGTTACCTGCATTTTCAAACGAAGGAAGCCAGTTGGGTGATAAGATGATATTCCATCGTCTATTTTGGGCTTTTCAACCGtgcatccatggttttgcttATTGCAAGCCAATTGTGCAAGTCAACGGAACATGGTTGTATGGAAGGTACAGAGGGACCTTGTTGATGGTAGTGGCGCAGGATGGGAATGGTAACATTTTTCCAATTGCTTTCGCTATTGTCGAGGGTGAAACCAAGGATGCTTGGAGTTTTTTCCTTCGCAATCTAAGAAACCACGTAACACCCCAGTCCAATCTATGCCTAATATCAGACAGACATCCATCGATTAAAAGTACCTATGATGATCCTGCAAATGGATGGCAAAATCCTCCGTCTTCACATGTCTACTGCATTAGGCATATCGCGCAAAACTTTATGCGTGCGATTAGAGATAAGGAACTACGTAAAAAACTCGTCAACATGG GATATGCATTGACGGAGTCAACGTACAACTACTATAGAACCGAAATTCGACAGACAAATAGAGATGttttggagtggattgaaaatatCCCCAGGGAGAAGTGGGCAAGGGCGTTTGATAGAGGACAACGATGGGGACACATGACGACTAACCTTGCCGAAGTAATGAACTCTGTGCTAAAGGCAACCCGAAACCTTCCAATAACTTCTTTGGTATCGGCCACATATTTTCAGATGGGAGCATTATTTGGTCAACGTGGCCATGAATGGACAAAGAGGTTGACATCAGGACAAACTTTTACAGACAAGTGTATTAAGGGGATGACTGAAGAAGTCAACAAAGCAAGCAGTCATAATGTTTATCAGTTCGACCAGGAGAGATTCTATTTTATGGTGGCCGAAAGAATAAATCGCAACGATGGTCGACCAACTGGTACTTACGGTGTTGATCTACGAAAAAGAACCTGTGATTGCGGAAAATTTCAAGCGTTTCATTTGCCTTGCTCACATGTGATTGCAGCATGTTTTCAAGATTCAACATGTTTTTAA